From the Daphnia magna isolate NIES linkage group LG3, ASM2063170v1.1, whole genome shotgun sequence genome, one window contains:
- the LOC116919060 gene encoding vacuolar protein sorting-associated protein 29: protein MLVLVLGDLHIPNRCNALPAKFKKLLVPGRIHHILCTGNLCSKETLDYLKTLASDVHIVRGDFDKISSTYPEQKVVTVGQFKIGLVHGHQIVPWGDPESLASLQRQLGVDILITGHTHKFEAYEHDGKFFINPGSATGAYNPINKFVIPSFVLMDIQSSTVVTYVYQLVDDEVKVERIEYKKN, encoded by the exons ATG TTGGTTCTGGTTTTAGGTGATCTCCATATTCCAAATAGGTGCAATGCGTTGCCAGCAAAGTTTAAAAAACTTCTTGTTCCTGGTCG CATCCACCATATCCTCTGCACTGGAAACTTGTGTTCCAAAGAAACTCTGGATTACTTAAAAACTCTTGCTAGTGATGTGCATATTGTTCGCGGTGACTTTGACAAG ATCTCTAGTACATATCCTGAGCAGAAAGTTGTTACAGTTGGCCAGTTCAAAATTGGGCTGGTACATGGCCATCAGATAGTACCTTGGGGTGATCCGGAGTCACTGGCATCACTTCAGAGACAACTTGGGGTTGACATTTTGATTACAGGACATACTCATAAATTTGAAGCTTATGAGCATGACGGAAAATTCTTTATCAATCCAGGCTCAGCAACTGGTGCATATAATCCCATTAACAA GTTTGTCATTCCTTCCTTCGTTTTGATGGATATTCAAAGTTCTACGGTTGTAACATATGTCTACCAGTTAGTAGACGACGAAG TTAAGGTAGAGCGAATCGAATAcaagaaaaactaa